TTGCCGAACCAGTCCTCACCACCGATGCCCGCATCGCCGACGCCGGCCGGCATGGCAGAGTGGATGGTCTCGCCGAACTTGGCGCCGGTGAAGTTCAGGTACTTCATCACCTGCTCTTCGGTCAGGCCAAGGTCCGTGGCCATGCGCGAATAGCGCATGTACTGCAGCGAGTGGCAGCCGGCGCAGTAGTTGAAGTACAACTGGGCACCGCGCTGCAGCGAGGCGCGATCGGAGATGTTGGCGCCCGATTGCTGCAGCACCGGGCCGTCGCCGGCGGCCATGGCCGAACCGGCGACGAGGGCGAAAAGCCAGGGAAGCAGGCGCTTAATCATGCATGGTCACCCGATCAGGCACCGGCTTCACCGAATCCATCTTGGTGTAGACCGGCATGAGAAGAAAGTACAGGAAGTAGATGGCGGTGCAGATCTGCGCGATCAGCTTCTGGATCTCGCTGCCCGCTTGCAATCCGAGGTAACCCAAGGTCACGAAGGCCACCGTGAACAGCGCCAGGGCGATCTTGGTCAGCGGACCACGGTAGCGGATCGAGCGCACCGGAGAGCGGTCCAGCCACGGGATCAGGAACAGGATCATCACCGCGGCGCCCATCACCACCACACCGGCCAGCTTGTCCGGGATCGCGCGCAACATCGCGTAGTAAGGCGTGAAGTACCAGACCGGCTTGATGTGCGCCGGCGTCACCATCGGGTCCGCCGGGTTGAAGTTGTCGTACTCCAGGAACAGGTCGCCAAAGGTGGGGGCGAAGAAGATCACGAAGGCGAACAGCATCAGGAACACGCCGACGCCGAACAGGTCCTTGACCGTGTAGTAGGGATGGAAGGCGATGCCGTCGAGCGGCTTGCCCTGCGCATCCTTCTTCTTCTTGATGTCGACGCCGTCCGGGTTGTTCGACCCGACTTCATGCAGCGCGCCCAGGTGCAGTACCACCAGGCCGAGCAGCGAGATCGGCAGCGCGACCACATGCAGCGCGAAGAAGCGGTTGATGGTGGCGTCCGACGGCAGGTAGTCGCCCTGGATCCACTGCACCAGACCTTCACCGACATACGGGATGGCGCCGAACAGCGACACGATCACCTGCGCGCCCCAGAAGGACATCTGGCCCCACGGCAGCACATAGCCGAGGAAGGCCTCCGCCATCAGCGCCAGGAAGATCAGCATGCCGAGCACCCAGACCAGCTCGCGCGGCTTCTGGTAGGAGCCGTACAACAGGCCGCGGAACATGTGCAGGTAGACGCAGATGAAGAAGAAGCTGGCACCGGTCGAGTGCATGTAGCGGATCAGCCAGCCCCACTCCACGTCGCGCATGATGTACTCGACCGAGGCGAAGGCCTCCGCCGCGCTCGGCTTGTAGTGCATCGTCAGCCAGATGCCGGTGACGATCTGGTTGACCAGCACCAGCATCGCAAGCGAACCGAAGTAGTACCAGACGTTGAAGTTCTTCGGCGCGTAGTACTGCGCCAGGTGCTTGTTCCAGAAGTCCATTACCGGCATGCGCTGGTCGAACCAGCCGAGGATTCCGGTCGCGGTGGAAGTGCGTTCGCCAGCCATTACGCCGCTCCTTCGGATTCGCCAATGATCACCCGGCTGTCACCGTCGAAACGGTAGGGCGGAACCACCAGGTTGGTGGGTGCCGGCGAGCCTTCGTAGACGCGGCCTGCGAGATCGAATTTCGAGTTGTGGCAGGGGCAGTAATAGCCGCCCTTCCACTCGGCATCCCAGGGTTCCGGCTGGACTTCGGTGTGCAGCTTCGGCGAGCAGCCGAGGTGCGTGCACGAACCCACGAGCACGAGGACGTCGGGCTTCAGCGAGCGGTGGGCGTTCTTCGCGAACGCCGGCTGCTGCTCCTCCACCGCGGACTGCGGATCCTTCAGGCGTCCGTCCTCGCCCGGCAGCGCCGCGAGCATTTCCTCGCTGCGCCGGACGATGAAGATCGGGCGACCGCGCCAGGCGACCGTCAGTTGCTGACCCACCGCGAGCTTGCTGATGTCGGCGGACACCGGCGCGCCGGCCGCGACGGCCTTTGCACTCGGTTTCCATGCCGCAATGAACGGGACAGCGGCGTAGACGCCACCCACCCCACCCACCACGACGGTCGACGCGGTCAGAAAGCGGCGCCGGCCGTGATTCACGGACTCTGCTGCCATGCTTGACTCCATGCGGAACGAAAGAGCATTCGGCGACCGAACCCCAGGGCCCCGAAACCGTGCGAGTTTACAGGATGGGGTCCGGGGGGTTCAACGCAGACGAAGGCTTCACACCGCGCCGCCTTCCTGCCGACACCCGCGGCGCAGCAGTCGTCGCACATGCGAGCCCGGGCGGGGTCGCTACCGATCCATACTGCCGCGAATGGCGAAGATCGTACAGTGATCGGCGACGATCGCGTCTGGACAGGGGCCGCCGGCACACGCAGACTACGCGCCCTTCCCGGCCCGACCAACCGTCCGCATGGCGCGTATCCTGGTGCTCAACGGCCCCAATCTCAACCTGCTCGGCACGCGCGAGCCGGATGTGTATGGCCGCACCACGCTGGCGGAGATCGATGCGGCCCTGGTGGCGCTGGGTGCCGCCGCCGGGCATGAGGTCACAACGCTGCAGAGTAACGCAGAGCATGTGCTGATCGAACGCATCCATGCGGCGCGCGAGGATGGCACCCGCTTCATCCTGATCAATCCGGGCGCCTACACGCATACCAGCATCGCACTGCGCGATGCCCTGGCGGGCGTGGCGATCCCCTTCATCGAGGTGCACCTGTCGAACGTCCACGCGCGCGAGGCGTTCCGCCAGCACTCGTACCTTTCCGGCATCGCGGTCGGTGTGATCACCGGCCTCGGCGTCGACAGCTACCGGCTCGGTCTGGACGCGGCCATGCGCCGCGTCGGCTGAGCATCCCCTTCCTCTACACGAGCGGCGTACGCCGCGGGAGTACGGCCATGGCCATGGACATTCGCAAGATCAAGAAACTGATCGAGTTGCTGGAGGAATCGAACCTGGCCGAGCTCGAGATCCGCGAGGGCGAGGAGACCGTGCGCCTGTCGCGTTGGCCGAAGAACCTGCCGATGGCCGCCGCGCCCACGATGGCGCCGATGCAGGTGCAGATGGCTGCCCCGGCTGCAGCCGCCCCGGCTACCGCCGCGTCGGCCAGCGCGCCGGCCAAGCCCGCCGAAGCCCAGCACGAGGGCCAGGTGGTGCGCTCGCCGATGGTCGGCACCTACTATGCCGCCAGCGCCCCCGGCGCCGCGCCGTTCATCAAGGTCGGCCAGCAGATCAAGGTCGGCGACACCCTCGGCATCATCGAGGCGATGAAGATGTTCAACCCGATCGAAAGCGAAGTCGCCGGCACCATCGTCAAGATCCTGGTCGAGAACGGCCAGCCGGTGGAGTTCGACGAGCCGCTGGTCGTCGTGCAGTGACGGAGCCTTCGGGCAAGGAGCATTGGTCCGCAAAGGACGCGAAGGACGCAAAGAAGAGCGAAGTCCGGATGGTCGCGGACTTTGCTCGGATGGATCGACGATCCAGAAGCTCCTGCCGCCCGATGCTTGACCCGGTTTCTTTCCTGCCGTTCTTTGCGTCCTTTGCGTCCTTTGCGGACAAGAAGAAGCTATGCGCCGGCGAACTGACCAGGCGCAGATCTGGAGTCCATTCACATGCTTGAAAAAATCGTCATCGCCAATCGCGGCGAAATCGCGCTCCGGGTGCTCCGGGCCTGCCAGGCGCTGGGGATCAAGACGGTGGCGGTGCATTCCACCGTGGACCGCAACCTCAAGCACGTGGCGATGGCCGACGAGTCGGTGTGCATCGGCCCGGCGCCGCCGAAGGACAGCTACCTCAACATCCCGGCGCTGATCGCGGCGGCCGAAGTGACCGATGCGCAGGGCATCCATCCCGGCTACGGCTTCCTGTCGGAGAACGCCGATTTCGCCGAGCGGGTGGAGGAATCCGGCTTCGTCTTCATCGGGCCGCGCCCGGAGACCATCCGCCTGATGGGCGACAAGGTCAGCGCGATCACCGCGATGAAGCAGGCTGGCGTGCCCTGCGTGCCGGGCTCCGGCAAGCCGTTGGGCGATGATCCGGCGGAGAACGCGCGCATCGCCAAAGACATCGGCTACCCGGTGATCATCAAGGCGGCGGGCGGCGGCGGCGGGCGCGGCATGCGCGTGGTCCATACCGAGATGGCGCTGCTGAACGCCGTGGCGATGACCAAGGCGGAAGCCAAGAGCGCCTTCGGCAACGACCAGGTGTACCTGGAGAAATTCCTCGAGAACCCGCGCCACATCGAGATCCAGGTGCTGGCGGACGGCCAGGGCAATGCGATCCACCTCGGCGAGCGCGACTGCTCGATGCAGCGGCGCCACCAGAAGGTGATCGAGGAAGCCCCGGCCCCCGGCATCAGCGAGAAGCAGCGCGCCGAGATCGGCGAGGTCTGCGTCGAGGCCTGCAAGCGCATCGGCTACCGCGGCGCCGGCACCTTCGAGTTCCTCTACGAGCGCGGCAAGTTCTATTTCATCGAGATGAACACGCGCATCCAGGTGGAGCACCCGGTCACCGAGATGGTCACCGGCGTTGACCTGGTGACCGAGCAGATCCGCGTCGCCTCCGGCGAGAAGCTGCGCTACAAGCAGTCCGATATCGTCATGCGCGGTCACGCCATCGAGTGCCGCATCAACGCCGAGGACCCGCTCAACTTCACCCCTTCGCCGGGCACTGTGACCCGCTACCATCCGCCTGGCGGCCCCGGCATCCGCATGGAGACCCATCTGTACGACGGCTACAAGATCCCGCCGAACTACGATGCGATGATCGCCAAGCTGATCGCCCACGGTCCCGACCGCGCCACGGCCATCGCCCGCATGCGCGTGGCGCTCTCGGAATTGGTCATCCAGGGCATCAAGACCAACATCCCGCTGCAGCAGTCGAACATGCTCGACCAGATGTTCCAGGTGGGTGGGTTCAACATCCACTATCTGGAGCGGCGGCTGGCGGAGGCGAGGAAGTGATGGAATCGGTGACAAATGAAAAGTGAAAAGTGAAGGCCGGATCGGCGAGCCGATCCGGCAACACCTGAACCTCACACCTTCCCCGCGCCTGATTCATCACCTTTCACTTTTCACCTTTCACTTTTGACTGCTCTCCCATGCCCTGGCTAGAACTCCACCTGCGCCTCGAATCCTCCGACCATGCGGCCGTCGAGCAGGCGCTCGATGAGGTCGGCGCGCTGGCGCAGACGCTGACGGATGCCGAGGACAATCCGGTGCTGGAACCGGCGCCGGGCGAGACGCCGCTATGGCCGCAGCTCAAGCTGCAGGCGCTGTTCGCGGCTGAGCGCGACCCTCTGGAACTGCTGGTGGAGCTGGAGGGCAAGCTGCCGGAGGACGTGCTGCGCAGTGCGCGCTTCGCCAAGCTCGACGACCGTGACTGGACCCGCGCATGGATGGACCACTACCAGCCGATGCGCTTTGGCCAGCGGCTGTGGATCTACCCGACAACAGTGGAGCCGCCCACCGGCGGCGACACAGTGGTGGTGCGCCTGGACCCGGGCCTGGCCTTCGGCACCGGCACCCACCCGACCACCGCGCTGTGCCTGGAATGGCTGGATGGCCTGTCGTGGAACGGCGAGAGCCTGTTCGATTACGGCTGCGGCTCGGGCATCCTCGCGGTGGCGGCGCTACGGCTCGGCGCGGGGCACGCGTTTGGCCTGGACAACGATCCGCAGGCGCTGATCGCCTCGCAGGAGAATGCGCAGCGCAACGGCGTCGGCGAGCGGCTGTCGCTGCTGTCGGTGCGCGACGCGCTGCCGCCGCCATGCGATCGCCTGGCCGCCAACATCCTGCTGAGTCCGCTGATCGAACTGGCCGATCGCATCGCGGGCACAGTCAAGTCAGGTGGCGAGGCGGTGTTCTCCGGCATGCTGAAGGGCCAGGAAAGCGAGTTCATCGCGCGCTACCAGAGCTTGTTCCGCGACTTCGTCGTGACCCAGCGCGAGGACTGGATCCGGATCACCGCGATCCGCCGCTGATCGCCTGCGTCAGGACTCGTCGTCCAGCCGTCCGCGCCCCTGCTGGAAGCGCGCCAGCTCCACCCAGGTCGGGTCGGCCGCGGCGAGCAGCTTGTCGAGGATGGCCGATTCGATCTGCTCGACGTCGAAGCGCGCCCAGTCGACATATTCGAGCTTGAGGTCATGCCAGTGGTGCGCGGCCTCGCGCAGATCCCAGCGCAGGGTGTCGGCGACCTTCTGCGCCTCGTCGGCCGTCAATTCTTCGGCCGCGACCAGGTACTCGCGGACCTTGCCCATCACGTGCAGCAGCGATTCGGCCGCGTGCGTCTCTGCATTCGGCAATTCCTCGCGCAGCCAGCGGCGGGCGCTATCGTAGGCACGTTGCAGGCGGGAGTCGGACATGGGCAATCGAGCCAAGGCGGAGCGATGAACCGATGTTAGCGCTGTGCCCGCCGTCCGGCCATGCGGTGCTGGTGCTGGCGTTGATGGGCCTTCCTGGCGCCGGCAAGTCGACACTCGCCGCCGGTTTGGCCGCGGCGACCCGATGGTCGCTCCTCGACCGCGACCAGATCCGCTTCGAGCGCCACCCCGGAGACGCCGGTGACGCCGCGCGCGAGGAAGCCGATCATTTGCTGCTGCGCCGCGCTGGCACCGGCGTACGCGCGGCACTGAACCTGATCGTCGACGGCAAGACCTGGGCGCGGCGTCCGGACCGGGTCGCGCTGGAGGAGGTGGTCGAGGACGCCGGCGGCGAGGTTCAGTGGTGCTGGCTCGACCTGCCGGTGGAGGTAGCCTGCGAGCGTGTGCGTGCCGACCCCAGCCATCCAGCCCCGGATCGCGATGAAGCCCTGGTGCGCAGCGACGCTCTGCGCTTCGATCCGCCGCCACCCGATTGCTGGCACCTGGATGGGCGCCTGGCCCCCGAGTTCCTGCTGCGCGAGGTGCTGCTGCGGCTGGCCTCGCGGCTCAACGCGATCCTGATCGACGACCGCTGACGCTCGCAGACGGCTAGTGTCCTGTTCCGCAAGTAGCGCGAAGAAGCCCGGATTTCGCGCCGATACAGGCGTGCTCGTAGTCGGCTTGTGGTTCTATGGCGCAACGGCAACGCAGTTGCGGGCGCAAAGACGCGCGGCACCCTGCGATGCTTGCGGGACCCTCCTCTCGCCTGGCGTGGCCTAAATGCCTAGAATTTCTTCGCGCCTTGGCGCCGATACGGCGTTGCTCGTCGTCGCCATAGCCTATGACCAGCGTCCCGCCCGCCAGTTGCGCCGATGCGGCGCGCGGCATGCCGCGCAAGCCGCCGGCTTTCACCCTCCTCTCGCCTTGCCTCGCCGCAAGATTCATCGGAAATTTCTTCAACTTAATTACGGAACACCACACTAGTTGTTGGCCGACTTCAGTCGCACGTAAAGCTGCTTCTGCACCACCGCGACGATGCTGTCGTCCGGCGCGCGCACATTGACCGTGAACCAGCGCAGCACCTTCTCGCCGCTGGCGGCGGCCTTGCGGATCTCGTCCAGGTCTTCCTCGCGGACGCGGAATTCGGCCTGCACGTCGCCACGCCCTGGGCGCACGAACTCGATCTTCGCCGCACGATCCCAGACGATGTACTCGGGTCCCAGGCTCTCCATCACCAGGATCATCCAGAAGGGATCGGTCATCGCGAACAGCAGGCCACCGAACTGGGTGCCCACGTAGTTGCGGTTGTACCAGCGCAGCTTGAGCAGAACCTTGGCGTAGCGCCAGTCCGCGCCGATCTCGAGCACGCGCACGCCCGCGAACAGGAAGGGTGGCCACCAGTTGGCCCACAGTTTCAACCGGCTCGGAGTCATTCGACGCGACATGCAGAACGATGCCAATGGAGGTATCGCGAGTAGAGCCGCGCGCAAGCGTCACCGCAAACCAGCTTGCAGGAAACTTGTGCGAACTATTGTCGCGACAGGTTCAGCGCAGCGAGGCGTTCGGGCGTGCCGACATCCGACCAGCGCCCGCGATGGTGTTCGCCACCGACCATGCCGAAGTCGATCGCCTCGCGCAGGATCGGCGCCAGCCCGTAGCGACCCAGCGGATAATGCGCAACCAGCTCCGGACGGTACACGCCGATGCCCGCGAAGGTCAGCCGCGGCGCGCCGCACAGGTGCACGCGCCCCTCGCGCAACACGAAGTCCCCGCGAGGGTGCTGCGGCGGATTGTCGACCAGCACCAGGTGCGCCAGGCCCACGGGCGCGACGGGCAGGCTGGCGTAGTCGAAATCGGTGTGGATGTCCGCATTCACCGCGATGAAGGGCGCCTCACCCAGCAGCGGCAGCGCCCGACGCATGCCGCCACCGGTCTCGTAGGGTTCCGGCGGCTCATGCGACCAGCGGATGCGCACGCCGTAGTCCTCGCCATCACCCAGGGTGGCCGGCAACTGCTCGCCGAGCCAGCCGGTGTTGACCACCACATCGACCACGCCAGCGCGCGCAAGGGCACGCAGGTGCCAGCCGATCAGCGGCACGCCGGCCACCTCCAGCAATGCCTTCGGCCGGGTGTCGGTCAGCGGGCGCATGCGCTCGCCCTTGCCGGCGGCAAAAATCAGGGCGCGCATCAGTTGGCCCGACCCCGCGCGGCGACGATGCGCTCATAGGCCGCACGCAGCTCGCGCGTGCGCGCGTCGGCGGCCTTCAGCGCGGCCTCGTCGGCCCCCTGCCCTTGCAGCTTGTCGGGATGGTGCTGGGCCAGCAGGCGACGCCAGGCGCGGGTGAGGTCGTCGTCGCTGACGGATGGCGCCAAGCCGAGCGTGCGGTAGCAGTCGTCCAGCGGCAGCGGTGGCGGGCCCTTGGCGCGCTCGGCGATCTGAGCGGCAACCGCCTCGCGGCTCATGCCAAAGGCGCTGCCCAGGCGCTCGATGACGCCACGCTCGGCCGGGGTCATGCGCCCGTCGTTGCGCGCGTAATCGGCCAGCGCGCGCAACATGTCGGCAAGCTCCTGCGGCTGCGGTGCGGCCACACGGCGGAATTGGCTGACCTCGCCGACGATGTCCAGGCGCCCAGCGCGGCCACGCTGGAAGGCCCGGATGGCCCCGGCGCGACCGGGCTCGTCGAGCTGCAGGCGCTGCATCAGCTGCTCGGCGGCCGCGATATCGCCCTCGCTGACCCGCCCATCGGCCTTGGCCAGGTGCCCGAGCCAGAGGAACAGGAAGTCGACGCGCGCGCCGCGCGGGTCAGCCATGCGCACGCCGTCGGCGACGCGCCAACGCAGCCAGCCGGCGTCCAGCGCGTGGCCGAGCGCGAGCCCGGCGATGGCGCCGTAGGGCCCGCCGGCCGCCAGCCCGAGGCCACCACCGATCAGCTTGCCGAGCGTCTTCATGGAATCCGATTGCGCTGCATACGGCCGATTCTAAGGGCGCCGGCTGTCGCACAGCTGATGCCTGCGTCGCAGCGCATGCCGCGACCTGACGCCAACCGCTAGCATGCCGCCTCCCGCGTTTCGCCGAGGCACGACCCATGACCGCCCCGATCATCGCCCCATCGATCCTCTCCGCCGACTTCGCGCGACTCGGCGAAGACACGGCGAAAGTCCTTGCCGCCGGTGCCGACTGGGTCCACTTCGACGTGATGGACAACCATTACGTGCCGAACCTGACGGTCGGCCCGCTGGTCTGCGAGGCGCTGCGCAAGTACGGCATCACGGCGCCGATCGACGTGCACCTGATGGTCAAGCCGGTGGACCGCATCGTCCCGGATTTCGCCAAGGCCGGCGCCAGCCTGGTCAGCTTCCATCCCGAGGCCAGCGAGCACATCGACCGCACCCTCGGCCTGATCCGCGAGCACGGCATGCAGGCCGGGCTGGTGTTCAATCCGGCGACCCCGCTGAACCACCTGGACCACGTGATGGACAAGCTCGACCTGATCCTGATCATGTCGGTCAACCCCGGCTTCGGCGGCCAGTCCTTCATCCCCGGCGCCCTCGACAAACTGCGCGCCGCGCGCCAGCGCATCGCCGCCAGCGGCCGCGAGATCCGGCTGGAAGTCGACGGCGGCGTCAAGGCCGACAACATCCGCGCGATCGCCGCGGCCGGCGCCGATACCTTCGTCGCCGGCTCCGCGATCTTCAACTCGCCCGACTACGCCGCCACCATCGCCCGCATGCGCGCCGAGATCGCCGCTGCTGCTCCGTAGGGGTGAAAAGAACCGGACGCAGAGGACACAGAGGAAAAGCAGAGAGAACACGGAGAGAGCGAGGGTTGGGGTTGACCGAGGCACGGGCCCGGAGATGGCGAATGCTTCCGTGCCCAGCGTCGCACTGAACACCCGTCTGACACATCGGGGACGTGCCTCGTTGCACTCGATTCAGCGTTTCCTCTGCGTTCTCTCTGCTTCTTCTCTGTGCCCTCTGCGTCCTGCTTTTCGGTACCCGATCCTGCGCAGGTCAGCATCGGGCAAATCGGGGACAAGCGACGGCCGATGCTTGCCGGGAGCGGCGTGGCCGCCTACCGTTCGCGCCGACTCCACCTGCCACGAGCCCCATGGCCCGCCAGATTGCCATCGTCGAAGATGAACCCGCCATCCGCGCGAATTATGCCGATGCGCTGAAGCGTTACGGCTACGATGTGCAGACCTTCGCCTCGCGCCCGCAGGCGTCGAGTGCGTTCGCCCTGCGCATGCCGGACCTGGTGCTGATCGACATCGGTCTGGGTGACGAGCCCGAAGGTGGCTTCGAACTGTGCCGCGAACTGCGCCAGCGCTCGACCGCGCTGCCGATCATCTTCCTGACCGCGCGCGATGCCGACCTCGACATCATCTCCGGCCTGCGCCTGGGCGCGGACGACTACCTGACCAAGGACATCAGCCTGCAGCATCTGCTGGCGCGGATCGTCTCGCTGTTCCGCCGGGTCGAGGCGTTGAGCCAGCCGGCCGGCAAGGACCAGTTGCTGGAACACGGGCACCTCAAGCTCGAGGGCGACCGCATGCGCGCCACCTGGAAGGACATCGAGGTGCCGCTGACGGTGACCGAGTTCTGGATCGTGCACGCGATGGCGCGCTATCCGGGCCACGTGAAGAACCGCGACCAGCTGATGAGCGCAGCGCAGGTGGTGGTCGACGAGGCCACCATCACCAGCCACATCAAGCGCATCCGCAAGAAGTTCGTGGCGGTCGACCGTGAGTTCGATTCGGTCGACACGGTGCACGGTGTCGGCTACCGCTGGAAGGCGTAGGCCGGAGTGGCGCACGGCGCCTCTCCGGCGCTCTTCCCGCGGTCCCTGCGCTGAATCGCTGCCTGCGCCGGCGCGAGCCCGTACCGCGCCTCAGTTGCCCGCCGGCAGGAACCTGAACTCGAAGGCCACCGCCTCCTTGCCTGGGTCGGCCACCTCGAAGACCAGCGGTGCGGTCGCGCCAGCCGGAAACCCGCGCTCGATGCTGCTCGCCTCGGCGAGGTATTCGGCCGGCTGGAACCGACGCTGGGCGATGGCACGCTCGCCCAGGTCAGACAGGGTCACTTCGACCACCGGGAAGCGCTGGGTGAATCCGGCATCGTTCACCATGCTCGCGCTGATCATCAATGCGCGCGGCGCATCCGGGTGCGGGCGCACCTCGCGACTGACCAGGCGGATCGCATCCACCGCGCTGCGCATCGGCAGGCGACAGTTGAAGCGGTCGCACACCTGGTCCAGCCAGGGCCGCACGCGTTCATCCTCGAGCAGGCGCTCGCGCTCCGCATATCCGACCTGACCAGTCAGCACCAGCGCCAGCAGGATACTCCCGAGCCACCAGCCGCCATTGCTGGGCGTACGCGCCGCGGCCGCGCGCCGGCTGGCACCTTCGATGCGCGGCGCAGCGCGCAACTCAGGCGCGACCGGCTGGCGCGTGGCGGTACCTCGACCACGATCGGCGCGCTCGGCGGCGATCCATTCCCCCGGCAAGCGCGGCTCGCGCCGACCACCGCCGACCCCGGGCAGAGGCGGCGTCGGGTCCTCATGCGCGCCCGCGAACAGCGCCGGCTGGCGCGGCGCCGGACGCATCGCCGGGATATTCAGCACCACCGGCGTCGGGCTGGATTCCTCGTGCGGCAACTCCTGGAACGGCCCCTCAGGCAGGCGCTCGGTCAGGCGTTCGAGCCCGTCGAACACACTGCCGCAATGCCCGCAGCGGAACTGCCCCCGCGCACGCGCCAAGGCCTCCGCCTGCAGGCGGTAAACGGTCAAGCAGCGGTCGCATTGGGTGTACATGGGGACGGAGCATAGCGGCCAGATGTGGGTCCGCGGCTCCATTGCGCATCGCTTCCGCGTTGTGGTTTCGGGTTGTGAGTTCTGGGTTGTGGGCCGGTATGCCGATGGCCTGCGGGAGCGGACTCTGTCCGCGATCCTGTCCAGCGGCCGCAGGAAAGATCGCCGACGGAGTCGGCTCCCACAGGTGTCGCAGCGGGAGCTTCACTGCCCACAATCCACAACTCGGAACCTACAACCCGCGGTTCAGAGATCGCCGACGGAGTCGGCTCCCACAGGTATGGGAACGCGAGCCTCGCTGCCCACAACCCACAACCCACAACCCAGAACCCGCGCTTCCTAGCTCCTGGGAGAGAGCGCTTCCCGCTCGATTTGCTCCAGCGTCGCGTGGCGTACATCGGTCCCGCGCACGATGTAGACCAGGTGCTCGGCGATGTTCGCTGCGTGGTCGGCCACGCGGTCCACCGCGCGGGTGATCGACAGCATGTCGAGCAGCGCCGGCACATCGCCAGGCTGCGCCGACATGCGCTGCACCACCTCGTTGCTGGTGACCGAGGTGTCGCGCGCGAAGTCGCGGTTGTTGCGCAGCACGCCGACGGCCGCCTCCAGGTCGCTGCGCACGAAGGCATCCAGTGCGCCGCGCAGCATCTGCCGCGCGCGCTCGGCCAGGCGCTCGATGTCGCCAACCCAGCCGCCCTCGGTCACCCCGCCGTCGCGCACCTTGACCGTCAGGCGCGCGATCTTGCGCGCCTTGTCGCCGATGCGCTCCAGTTCCGACACGATCTTGCTGACGCCGAGCACCATGCGCAGATCGCTCGCCGCCGGCTGACGCTTGGCGATCAAGTGGGCGCAGGCATCGTCGATGCGCACTTCCAGCGC
The Rhodanobacteraceae bacterium genome window above contains:
- a CDS encoding DUF3426 domain-containing protein; protein product: MTVYRLQAEALARARGQFRCGHCGSVFDGLERLTERLPEGPFQELPHEESSPTPVVLNIPAMRPAPRQPALFAGAHEDPTPPLPGVGGGRREPRLPGEWIAAERADRGRGTATRQPVAPELRAAPRIEGASRRAAAARTPSNGGWWLGSILLALVLTGQVGYAERERLLEDERVRPWLDQVCDRFNCRLPMRSAVDAIRLVSREVRPHPDAPRALMISASMVNDAGFTQRFPVVEVTLSDLGERAIAQRRFQPAEYLAEASSIERGFPAGATAPLVFEVADPGKEAVAFEFRFLPAGN
- a CDS encoding TerB family tellurite resistance protein; this encodes MKTLGKLIGGGLGLAAGGPYGAIAGLALGHALDAGWLRWRVADGVRMADPRGARVDFLFLWLGHLAKADGRVSEGDIAAAEQLMQRLQLDEPGRAGAIRAFQRGRAGRLDIVGEVSQFRRVAAPQPQELADMLRALADYARNDGRMTPAERGVIERLGSAFGMSREAVAAQIAERAKGPPPLPLDDCYRTLGLAPSVSDDDLTRAWRRLLAQHHPDKLQGQGADEAALKAADARTRELRAAYERIVAARGRAN
- the pdsR gene encoding proteobacterial dedicated sortase system response regulator, which produces MARQIAIVEDEPAIRANYADALKRYGYDVQTFASRPQASSAFALRMPDLVLIDIGLGDEPEGGFELCRELRQRSTALPIIFLTARDADLDIISGLRLGADDYLTKDISLQHLLARIVSLFRRVEALSQPAGKDQLLEHGHLKLEGDRMRATWKDIEVPLTVTEFWIVHAMARYPGHVKNRDQLMSAAQVVVDEATITSHIKRIRKKFVAVDREFDSVDTVHGVGYRWKA
- the rpe gene encoding ribulose-phosphate 3-epimerase, which gives rise to MTAPIIAPSILSADFARLGEDTAKVLAAGADWVHFDVMDNHYVPNLTVGPLVCEALRKYGITAPIDVHLMVKPVDRIVPDFAKAGASLVSFHPEASEHIDRTLGLIREHGMQAGLVFNPATPLNHLDHVMDKLDLILIMSVNPGFGGQSFIPGALDKLRAARQRIAASGREIRLEVDGGVKADNIRAIAAAGADTFVAGSAIFNSPDYAATIARMRAEIAAAAP
- the phoU gene encoding phosphate signaling complex protein PhoU; this encodes MNPTEHQSKQFDADLTALRSRVVEMAGLVDEQFRRAVEALATGRTMLAEDVVAKDASVNALEVRIDDACAHLIAKRQPAASDLRMVLGVSKIVSELERIGDKARKIARLTVKVRDGGVTEGGWVGDIERLAERARQMLRGALDAFVRSDLEAAVGVLRNNRDFARDTSVTSNEVVQRMSAQPGDVPALLDMLSITRAVDRVADHAANIAEHLVYIVRGTDVRHATLEQIEREALSPRS